A single window of Mycolicibacterium madagascariense DNA harbors:
- the pgeF gene encoding peptidoglycan editing factor PgeF — MTFRIRRVTTTRAGGASAAPFDSFNLGDHVGDDPVAVGANRSRLAAAIGLGEHRIVWMNQVHGDRVVTVDGPVGHTIDDADGLVTATPRLALAVVTADCVPLLMSDARAGVVAAVHAGRVGAQKGVVARAIEAMVAKGAHVEDVSVLLGPAVSGRNYEVPDAMADEVEAALPGSRTTTSRGTAGLDLRAGIAKQLADVGVASVGVDPRCTFDDPALFSHRRGAPTGRLASLVWME; from the coding sequence GTGACCTTCCGCATCCGTCGGGTGACGACCACCAGGGCAGGCGGCGCCTCCGCCGCGCCGTTCGACTCCTTCAACCTCGGTGATCACGTGGGCGACGATCCGGTCGCGGTGGGGGCCAATCGGTCCCGCCTCGCGGCGGCCATCGGGCTCGGCGAACACCGCATCGTGTGGATGAACCAGGTGCACGGCGATCGCGTCGTGACGGTCGACGGACCCGTCGGCCACACCATCGACGACGCCGACGGACTCGTGACGGCGACGCCGCGACTCGCACTGGCGGTCGTGACCGCCGACTGCGTCCCGCTGCTCATGTCCGACGCGCGTGCGGGGGTCGTGGCCGCCGTGCACGCCGGGCGGGTCGGGGCCCAGAAGGGCGTCGTCGCCCGCGCGATCGAAGCGATGGTCGCCAAGGGCGCGCACGTCGAGGACGTGTCGGTCCTGCTCGGTCCCGCCGTCAGCGGACGCAACTACGAGGTGCCCGACGCGATGGCCGACGAGGTCGAGGCGGCGCTGCCCGGCAGTCGGACGACGACGTCGCGGGGGACCGCCGGACTCGACCTGCGGGCCGGAATCGCCAAACAGCTGGCCGACGTGGGCGTCGCCTCGGTGGGCGTCGATCCGCGCTGCACGTTCGACGATCCCGCCCTGTTCAGTCATCGGCGGGGTGCGCCGACCGGGCGGTTGGCGTCCCTCGTGTGGATGGAATGA